One window from the genome of Nicotiana tomentosiformis chromosome 5, ASM39032v3, whole genome shotgun sequence encodes:
- the LOC138892723 gene encoding uncharacterized protein produces MNELKEVVFSMNPTSAAGPDGMKIKFFQACWEVIKFDLMQVVLTFYGGCTMPRYMIGVCIVLLPKVEFPNSLTQFRPINLNNFINKIISKIISSSLAPILPESSQPISQAFFKGETFLKTSCFPRKLSMESKSLILGAMLLLN; encoded by the coding sequence ATGAATGAACTAAAAGAAGTAGTCTTCTCCATGAATCCTACAAGTGCAGCAGGCCCTGATGGAATGAAAATTAAGTTCTTCCAAGCTTGTTGGGAAGTCATCAAGTTTGATTTGATGCAGGTTGTCCTGACCTTCTATGGAGGATGCACCATGCCCAGATATATGATAGGTGTATGTATTGTCCTATTACCaaaagtggaatttcctaattcCCTTACACAATTTAGACCAATCAACCTTAACAATTTCATCAACAAGATTATTTCCAAGATTATTAGTTCAAGTTTGGCTCCAATCCTCCCAGAATCATCTCAGCCAATCAGTCAGGCTTTTTTTAAGGGAGAAACATTTCTGAAAACATCATGCTTTCCCAGGAAATTGTCCATGGAATCAAAAAGCCTAATATTGGGAGCAATGTTGTTATTAAATTAG